One segment of Gammaproteobacteria bacterium DNA contains the following:
- a CDS encoding response regulator transcription factor — MHDAVIHVAEDNPRDREFLEQTLSGLTIVFHREGQSALSALRGCANICLLTDIQMPDLNGLALAKKLWQVQPSARIVFWSNHADESYLRELQKIVPEQTVYGYVLKNNTSVELGKAIKAVFVDDQCWIDPMIKPVQARLTTRMDALTDVEYEALIDMALGLTDNGIARRRYLSRRGVQNRLAAIYQKLNANDESVTPEWINPRVRAVKQAIERGLLNDEILRQADEALQHWLAQQIHT, encoded by the coding sequence ATGCATGATGCTGTAATTCATGTCGCTGAAGACAATCCCCGAGATCGTGAGTTTCTTGAACAAACACTGAGTGGACTTACCATTGTGTTTCACCGGGAAGGGCAATCTGCACTTAGCGCCTTGAGGGGCTGCGCCAACATCTGTTTACTCACTGACATTCAAATGCCGGATCTAAATGGTCTGGCCCTGGCTAAAAAGCTGTGGCAAGTACAGCCATCGGCTCGTATTGTTTTCTGGAGTAATCATGCAGATGAAAGCTATTTGCGTGAACTACAAAAAATTGTCCCCGAACAGACTGTTTATGGTTATGTCTTGAAGAACAACACTTCCGTCGAACTTGGCAAAGCGATTAAGGCTGTGTTTGTTGACGATCAGTGCTGGATTGATCCTATGATCAAACCCGTACAAGCACGCCTCACCACACGCATGGATGCTTTAACTGATGTTGAGTATGAAGCGCTTATCGATATGGCACTGGGCTTGACGGACAATGGGATTGCGCGTCGGCGCTATCTTTCTCGACGCGGCGTACAGAATCGACTCGCCGCAATATATCAGAAACTCAATGCCAATGACGAAAGCGTCACCCCGGAGTGGATCAACCCACGTGTGCGTGCTGTCAAACAGGCAATTGAACGAGGTTTGTTAAACGACGAAATTCTACGCCAGGCAGATGAGGCATTACAGCATTGGTTGGCTCAGCAAATTCATACATAG